A single genomic interval of Desulfuromonas sp. harbors:
- a CDS encoding UDP-2,3-diacylglucosamine diphosphatase has protein sequence MKEKDLFIADAHLLDPGDANYRRLLTFLDEQRGRIRTLYLLGDIFDFWFGYRHTVFAPYVPILEALRRIREEGTEIVYVEGNHDFHMGPFFEQTLGCRILPDGGEVRIDDERIFIAHGDLVRPDDPGYRLLRRCLRSRPLNWLMRLIPPDWAWSVARWASRQSQKTPHVDRNKGQSEATLASFARQRFAEGYRAVVTGHFHSPMIRTIEEGTLVALGDWIDQFSYAVYEDGAFSLRSFKGAGSKTD, from the coding sequence ATGAAAGAGAAAGACCTCTTCATCGCCGATGCCCATCTGCTCGACCCCGGCGACGCCAACTACCGGCGCCTGCTGACATTCCTTGACGAACAGAGGGGACGCATCCGCACACTTTACCTGCTCGGCGACATCTTCGACTTCTGGTTCGGCTACCGGCACACCGTCTTTGCCCCGTACGTTCCCATCCTGGAAGCCCTTCGCCGGATACGCGAGGAGGGGACGGAAATCGTCTACGTCGAAGGCAACCACGACTTTCACATGGGCCCCTTCTTCGAGCAGACCCTCGGCTGCCGGATCCTGCCCGACGGGGGCGAGGTGCGAATCGACGACGAGCGGATTTTTATCGCCCACGGCGACCTGGTCCGCCCCGACGACCCCGGCTACCGCCTGCTGCGCCGCTGCCTGCGCAGCAGACCCCTGAACTGGCTCATGCGCCTTATCCCCCCCGACTGGGCCTGGTCCGTGGCCCGCTGGGCCAGCCGCCAGAGCCAGAAAACCCCCCACGTCGACAGGAACAAAGGACAATCCGAGGCGACCCTGGCCTCCTTCGCCCGGCAACGCTTCGCCGAAGGGTATCGGGCCGTGGTCACCGGGCATTTCCACTCCCCCATGATCCGTACCATCGAGGAGGGTACTCTGGTCGCCCTCGGAGACTGGATCGACCAGTTTTCCTACGCCGTCTACGAGGACGGCGCCTTTTCTCTTCGCAGTTTCAAAGGGGCCGGTTCCAAGACCGACTGA
- a CDS encoding YihY/virulence factor BrkB family protein, with protein MGLLDQLRRVKRFLFRDLWEVDISDLPRAKALLVRQVQVANLVVRDFIADRCLLRASALTYATLLSIVPLLALMFAVLKGFGVQNSLQPLLLEKFAAGSGEVIGEIVNYIDNTNVGRLGMLGLAMLIFTVLTLLSNIEKSFNAIWGVDETRGLLRRFADYFSVVTVGPLLVIAAISMTSTLQSHAFVARFQATAFIGPIILFLFSTIPYLGMWIAFTALYIFMPNTKVNYRAAVVGGIFGGTLWQLAQLGYVHFQVGVAKYNAIYGTMAALPIFMVWIYLSWLIVLLGLEVTYAWQNLRLVPSDVRGEQVNFSSREMVALTVMLVVGEAFYRGEKRWTPERLCVDLDLPPRLAKNILAQLVSLGFLSEVHDNGDEGCHYQPGLAPEVLTVHDLLEGLKGDGVTFARLRRTPERDVVTEIEARIAEAGRSALQGATLQDLVTRMRERRGEEGEEGEG; from the coding sequence GTGGGTCTGCTGGATCAGCTCAGAAGGGTGAAGAGGTTTCTGTTTCGCGACCTGTGGGAGGTTGACATCTCGGATCTGCCGCGGGCGAAAGCCTTGCTGGTTCGGCAGGTGCAGGTCGCGAACCTCGTCGTACGCGATTTCATTGCCGATCGTTGCCTGCTGCGGGCCTCGGCTCTGACCTACGCGACCCTCCTGTCGATCGTTCCTCTGCTGGCCCTCATGTTCGCGGTACTCAAGGGCTTCGGTGTTCAGAACTCCCTGCAACCGCTTCTGCTGGAGAAGTTCGCCGCCGGTTCCGGGGAGGTGATCGGCGAGATCGTCAACTATATCGACAACACCAACGTGGGTCGCCTCGGGATGCTTGGCCTCGCCATGTTGATCTTCACGGTACTGACCCTTCTCTCCAACATCGAGAAAAGTTTCAACGCCATCTGGGGGGTGGACGAAACCCGCGGCCTGCTGCGACGCTTCGCCGACTATTTCTCGGTTGTCACGGTAGGGCCTTTGCTGGTGATCGCGGCCATCTCCATGACCTCCACTCTGCAAAGCCACGCCTTCGTCGCCCGCTTCCAGGCCACCGCCTTCATCGGACCGATTATTCTTTTCCTCTTCAGCACCATCCCCTATCTGGGGATGTGGATTGCCTTCACAGCCCTGTACATCTTCATGCCCAACACCAAGGTGAACTACCGTGCCGCCGTGGTCGGCGGCATCTTTGGCGGTACCTTGTGGCAGTTGGCACAGTTGGGTTATGTCCACTTCCAGGTCGGTGTGGCCAAGTACAACGCCATCTACGGCACCATGGCCGCCCTTCCCATTTTCATGGTCTGGATCTATCTCAGCTGGCTCATCGTCCTCCTTGGGCTGGAGGTGACCTATGCCTGGCAGAACCTGCGCCTCGTCCCGAGCGATGTGCGCGGCGAGCAGGTCAACTTCTCCAGTCGCGAGATGGTGGCCCTGACCGTGATGCTGGTGGTTGGCGAGGCCTTCTATCGCGGCGAGAAGCGCTGGACCCCGGAGCGCCTCTGCGTCGATCTCGACCTGCCTCCGCGGCTGGCCAAAAACATCCTCGCCCAGTTGGTTAGTCTCGGGTTCCTATCGGAGGTGCATGATAATGGCGACGAAGGCTGCCACTATCAGCCCGGTTTGGCTCCCGAAGTTCTAACGGTGCATGATCTGCTGGAGGGGTTGAAGGGGGACGGCGTCACCTTCGCTCGTCTGCGTCGAACCCCGGAACGGGATGTGGTGACGGAGATCGAGGCGCGCATCGCGGAAGCGGGCCGTTCCGCCCTGCAAGGGGCGACCCTGCAGGATCTGGTGACCCGGATGAGGGAAAGAAGGGGGGAGGAAGGCGAGGAGGGGGAAGGGTAG
- a CDS encoding YkgJ family cysteine cluster protein: protein MDLLENYRTLVERVDALAGRIEEAFSDEIACHRGCDSCCRHLSVFPVEGYALARALEEMPEKAANRLRGLARKVAPDAPCPLLKGGECLLYSARPIICRTHGLPLLTGEGGERRIDFCPQNFTGAASLPAEAVINLDLLNATLATVNGLLVAEKYQGTPPEAPRLSLADALLSSW from the coding sequence ATGGACCTGCTCGAAAACTATCGTACCCTGGTGGAACGGGTCGATGCTTTGGCCGGCCGGATCGAGGAGGCCTTCTCCGATGAGATCGCCTGCCATAGGGGTTGCGACAGCTGCTGTCGCCACCTGAGCGTCTTTCCCGTGGAAGGGTATGCCTTGGCCCGCGCCCTGGAGGAAATGCCCGAGAAGGCCGCGAACCGACTTCGTGGACTGGCCCGTAAGGTCGCCCCCGACGCCCCCTGCCCCCTGTTGAAGGGTGGGGAGTGCCTGCTGTATTCGGCACGCCCGATTATCTGCCGTACCCATGGATTGCCTCTGCTCACCGGCGAAGGAGGGGAGCGTCGCATCGATTTCTGTCCTCAGAACTTCACCGGGGCCGCCTCTCTTCCCGCCGAGGCGGTTATTAATCTTGACCTGCTCAACGCCACCCTGGCCACGGTCAACGGATTGTTAGTGGCCGAAAAATACCAGGGGACGCCTCCCGAGGCCCCGCGGCTGAGTCTCGCCGACGCTCTCTTGTCTTCCTGGTAA